The stretch of DNA AATCAGACCAATGAGGCTGGAATACGTGTTGGGGTTTCGGATAAGCTTGCGCCAAACCATGATTAAGATCAGACGGGTCATGACGCTGGCCGGAGGCATCTGTTTTCTGGCGCCGGAGTCTTGATTTTCCGGCGGGTTTCCGGGGGAGGTGGACCCCAGTTTCGACAGTGCCGCCGCGGCCACGTCCCTCTCGCCTTTCTCTTCCCCGAAGGCGTAGTCTTCCATTCCAAAGTCCCCACTTTGTGTAATGGCttcaattatataaaaacacgatttaaaaaaaaaaatttaatctttttaaatcctacaaaaatttatattttaatgtgaACTTACGTTTGGTTTCCCCGTTTTGAGGATGATCCGGGACTAACATCCGAATTTCTTTGGCTCCGTCGGACCGACCCGAGTGCTCGTTTGCCCCGAAATCTGCCCCGCCGCCGCCGAACACGTGGAGCCCGCCGGCGGCCTCCGACACCGGCGACGCGCTCGAGCTCCACACGAACATGTGCAGCTCCTTCGCGTCATGGCCGCTGCTTTTGCTCTGTAGCGACGCCGGCGCCGGCGCATCTTTCTTGGACCCTTTCGGAGCCATTGAAGCGATTTCCGGGTTCGGGGCGGGATAGGAAGCCGCGGCGGCGTTGGGGATAAATCCGAACTTTGTTGAAGAGTTGACAATCGCTCCGGCGGGAGCGGAATTCTCCTCGAAATTCGACGGCCGGGGAGTGGGGCCCCGGGAGGATTGAACCGAATACATATCCGCCGGCCCGAAATTGGATAACCGACCCGGAAACCCCATCATGGAGTAAAAATCATTATGGTTAAAATTCGAACCTCTCGGCGTCGGGTTCCGAGAAGTACTCAAACTATAAATCTCCGCGCCGGTAAGATTCGACGGGCGAGGAGTCATCGCAAAGGACCTTCTAGAAGCATTAGACTTCCTAACCGTCACGTGGAGCTTCCCATCATTCCCAATCTCAGCGTCCGTCTCCAAGAAATCCTGACCGTCCAAAGACACCACGTCGGACTCCACTTTAAACTCCACAATCGACGCCGCAGTTTCCGGGAACTGCTCCATTATCAGCATCTTCGCGCCGCGATACTCAAACAGAAACAACAGCAAAGTATACCAAATAATGCACTGAAGTACAACCACCTGAACCATCAAACTCCCCGAATCTCCACCGTACATCGCGATCAAAAGCGGAATCCCCATAACCAAAGTATTCGGAAgagtagagagagaaaaaatggtTATACTCCACTCCAAGCTCCCGTTCTTCGTGAAATTCGCCCAGACGGCGAGAACGGCGAGCATAATCACTTTCTGGAGGCTATCGGCGGCGATGAACCGGAAATTCATGGCGTAGGGGTTGTTGGCGGAGATGAAGTGGAAGGAGAGAAGCGGGACGGCGAAAATGGCGACGAAGCGGTTTATGCCGGAGCACTGGTCGGGGGTGAAGATTTTCCACCACCGGACGGAGCCGTAGGCTAGGATCATTGCGACGTAGAGAGGGATCACCGCCGTTAAGACGACGTAGAGATCGTGCCACGAAATCATTTTCCGGCGAGGGCGGAGAAGAAGAAGGGTAGAATGGGGAGAGAAAAAGTCGTTATATATGCAACTTTAATGATTGACACTTTTGTTCTCTGAACCAGTGAAAGCAGTACTGTTCAGAGAAGGAGAGATAGGAAAGAGAGTGAAATTACTCAAACTGAtgagaacatatatatatatagcctcaacatattaatttttttctttttttaaaatactatttatgGGTAAAATTTTGTCcaacgaatataaaataaagggacaggattttttttccttgtaaaaATCCTAAATGTGAAAATAATGGGTCCTTTTGGTGGTGTTAGGTCAAGTTCACTATAAATTTTTAGAGTTTTGCACATGAGTCAATATGAGTACTTGAGCTCACCCCCTCTCATATGAGGGTGTAACCGGATGTTACTAGACcacacaaggtctttggctaacTCTCCTAGttattaatgaatataatgatTTGTGCTTCTTAATAGGTTAAGAAGATCGATTTGAGCTTCTTAATTGTTGTCATTTAATACACTCATTTAATTTGTAACCGTTGTTATAATTATTCATTGAACTTGTCCCAAAAGGTCAAATTCCTCACGCCTCAAACTTAAGTATGCGATATGCATAAGAGATCTACTTACTTTGAATATAATCTCCATGACGCAGTCAAAGTTCAAATTTTGTGAATTTAATCTTTGGCTATATGCACAAGAGATCTATTTACTTTGAGTTTAATCTTTGGCGGTATGCACAAGAGATCTACTTACTTTAAGTATAATCTCCATGTCGCGGTCAAAGTTCAAATTTTGTGAATTTAATTGTTGGCGATATGCACAAGAGATCTACTTACTTTGAGTATAATCGCGGTCAAAGTTCAAATTTTGTGATTTAATCTTTGGCGATATGCACAAGAGATCTACTTACTTTGAGTATAATCTTTGGCGATATGTACAAGAGATCTGCTTACTTTGAGTATAATCAGATCTCCATGTCGCGGTCAAAGTCTCTGTTACAATGcactatctgttcataactactttttcaagcACAAAGAGCTAATATCgcatccactgaggctcgaactacTTTCtcatgaagcacaaagagccaatatcgcatctactgaggctcgaactcacccccTCTCATGTGGGGTGTAACCGGGTGCTATTAGACCAGAAGATGAATTTAACTCTTAGTATGTTTtgtcggtttttggaccattaGGCTTATGCCATCACTACTTATATCACATTAAAACATAAATaccaaataaatataattatctaataaaatattCAGCTAAATTATCTTTACTAGATTAATTATTTACCATtattaagaaatttaaaaacttcTAAATAATACCGCATGGACAAACCTctaattgtataaaaaaaaagtttatgtatatatgaaaattttatttttatttttaatttttaaattgtaatatatCATCATATATTATAATGCAGCTGGAAATTAAAATACCATACATTCTCGGTGAAATTCAAATCATTACTTTCGAGACATCCTCGTGCTagtaggaaaagaaaaaaaaaacaattttaatagcTACAAATACATCAGCttgttagtttttattttattttatttataaaaacaatagcttattagtttattatattctaaaaatatttaaataatttaatgataacaaaaaacaaatataaaaaggCACTGGCTTGTATAATACAGTCCgtgacaacaaattaaaataatgtcaCGCTCAAAAATTCAAGATTACGAATGACGACACCATTTGAGGAATATTTtgtatatactaataataagtTATTTTGACTTATGACCATTTAATTAAGTGCAtacaaaaaaacattattagAAAAACAACATGCAAGAAAACATTTTCTAATTAATTTCTTGTCCCCTAtagttataaatttataatataccACTAGTCATTTtcttttagaaattaaaaatattatttccaaCTCTAAATGGGATGATTAAATGTATGAAGTATAATTTTGATACCAAAAGATTACGGTTTCAATTATTGTCAACACAatctcaatttagttaatcGGTTTGAATTTATATGGTGACAATTTaacaagtctttttttttttcttttttttttttttaataaaagttcACATTTACTATATAAAAGTGCGTTACTCATTAAAGTgtaaatttttacttaaaaaaaccgttaaatacattaatataaaaatgtattatttgcaCTTTCACACCTGAAATCACATTCGCACCTAATTAAtctaaccctatatatatataatttgcatAGAATTCATATTGTGATATCCCCAAACATGCATGCACACAAACTTCATTATACCCTATATTGCCTTTAAGTTAGGTCAATATAAGTTATAATTATAGTGGTGTCATGATGAGCCATGCAAATTATTACCTTATTTCATATTACATATTACCTAGTGAAAGTCATAACATACAACtaactttattatattttaattctatgAATTGATCATCCACTTTTCTactcatataatatatagttgGCTCTTCCTTAACAAGTTTGAATAAAACAACTTTCCTCGACTTTTCCTAatttataatcatttttttatcCATTGATTAAGGTTACCATCTATCTTgcactttatttttttgtcagacCATGGGGTATTCTGAGACCAAGCTGGTTATCTTGCACtgtatttgaaatattaaagagCATGAATATAACTGTATAAAGACAACTTATAATCATTGTGCAATATTGACTGCGTCATATCTTGCTTAATAgttcaattccttaatttctgatcaattctttaattcattaattaaggTCATCATCATTATATTGTATCTTGCactatatttgaaatattaaaaagcaAGAATATAATTGCATGCATGACGGCAATTTAAAATCATTTCGCAGTATTGACtatgtaatataattgtataaaaGAATTTTCAATCATTTTGTACAATATATATTACCTATGCGAAACGTTACGAaatttacatatatatctaCCATAAACGTGCATTAAAACTTATGTAATAATTGGTTAGATTCATTCACTCACATATATAAAAGTTAGCTGGGAAATGAATTTTGTCACATCTGTGACTTAgtattgtaattaaaattattattatttttaacataattgaataaattcaGATATATGGATTATATTATACTcaccataatttttaaattaaaaaaaatacatctgCGCATATAGTTGTTTGGAACTCGTGtatataataacaacaacaacaacaacaataacaacaacaacaacaacaacaacaacaacaacaacaataataataataataataataataataataataaactcaTATGGGGAGAGTTGGTGATTGTGGTCGAAGATTGTACTGGAAACTGGGACTTGGGAGTTCCTGCATGGGGACCAGTGGAgtcacaaattaaattagattAGACTTGGATAGgaggaaaaaaatgaattatttttctcattgaatgaatttttgtttattttatagttttaaTGAGGTGGGCCTATGAATTGACAACGTAGAATAAATTGATGCAATGATTTCTTGATTAAGTGGCTAAGAGTGTAGTTGTTTTCtaagttgtaacttgtaatgaacattaattaaagaaaaaggtaTTTAGAAAAATCTCGGTTTGAGATTTTGAATAAAGTATTAAGGGTtgggagattttttttttcaaatatagtTTAATAGTATGGTAGCTCAGCTTTGAATTAGTTGAGATTTAATGAAGTACTCTAAAGTTagagtacttaaaaaaaaaaaaaaacacaaaccgTATTAAAGTTTAATTACTTTCATACACTATATAGGGTATATATGGTTTTGTGAAATATCTAGTCTtgtatttgaatgttatttaaattaggaaaaaaatatcaaattgacCCCTAAGTTAACTGGATAGTGCAATCGGGTCtcctaagtaaaaaaaaaaaaaaaggttccaTTCAAGTCTCCTAAACCgataaaattgttcaattaaatcTAAATTCACTTGTTTAGCATGTTAAATCTATGCGGTGTTGACACGtgtccattttattttattttttttaaaacaaattaagtttttatttattaaaaacttaaaatattatttaaacaaaaaaccaCCCCGTATGGCTGTCTTCTTCACAGACAACTAATAGTGTTCAAACAAGACAAATTAAAGTttgctgataagctaactatgttaccaaatgtAGCTTCTTTTATGCATTGCTTTGTACCGTGTATGACAATGTGTGTTGTTTGGAGTGATATGCAAGTAAATAAAGAGAGAttgaatatatgtttttatagTGATTCAAGAACTCCTTATTCTACTATCCTCATTTTAACATTAGAGGGTTTCACTAGTACTATACAAATACAAGTGAAATATAGCGCTTCACACAAGTTGCAAATAAAGCTAACTATGTTATTTACTAGCTAACTCCTTGACAGTTCTTTGAAGgaattttttaaagttactAATTCGTCAGTGCTTGATCTACCAACTCCAAGGGTCATCTTCTAAGTTGTCTTGAGTAATTTGAAAATCTTCAACCTTCTAAACACAGTCCACAGAGAGAAAGGTTTTTGTCTTAAAAGACAGTTGGACATAACCTAGATGATTCTTTAAAGTTTAGAATGCTTGGATGAAAACTGTGTACTCATGGATCAATTTCTCTTTTGTTCACACTCTTTCTActtcttttataaatttaaggagAGTTGTGTTCTATTTATAGAGCGTGATAAAATGTCAAAATTCAAATATGCTTTGACAGTATTCGTTCACGTTCTCTGAGATGGTATATGTCCAAATACTACTATGTCATCCTTTTACGTTGCATTTGTTGATCATTGGGTATTAACCAATACCTTTTTAGTATAAAGAATTACTGtatccaaaaatacaaaaaatgctTATATAGCGACGGACATTTTCCATTGTTAAATTAGTGATGGAATAGCAATAACTTAGCGACAGATTTAAATTAGAACTTGTCTTAATGTCATGTGTATTGGATGTGATTCTATAGTATTCAAATCTATTTAAATCATAACTTGAATCTAACCGTGATCATGTTAATTATACaagagtatattatatatatttttgatttaAAGTACATATACACATCATAGCTCGGGGGAAAAAGCGCTAGCATGGTCCGTATGGATTGTTTTTAAAGAAACATGGATTTGCGTGTAGATAACGTGGCTGGTATTTGATGGCGTGGGATGTCTGGTGACGTGGACGCTTTTTCTTCGTTGTACAAATAATTTCGTTTGTTTATATTGATGGATACACAAATTGGCTAGCTTCCCTTTTCCAGGTTATGTAGTTTAGTCGTGCTATCATAGAATATTATTAGATTATAAACAGAATAAAAGATACTATTCActtaatgaaattttaatttgcaaTGAGATAAGAATAGaatcataatttgccaattttTCAGATTAGAATATGCTTATGAGTTGAACGAATAAACATGTATACAATTTGTTCATTATATTGAAAAAAGATTTTTAACTGCCGGTAAAGAGTGATTTAGTGTGTAAAGTATGATTTTTATAGTAGAAGTTTCTAGTTCAATTCTTATTACCATCTTTTCGGTTAAGCATATTGTACATGATATTTCTAGTGTTGTTTACCTTTTCGAGCTATTACATAAGAGCAGAATTTATCCAATACACACCCTCACCCGTGAGTAATGGTCCTACACACCTCTACCATGAGCAATGGCTAGGGTTACCCTCATAATAAGTTAAGTACGAGTCAGTTGGCTGACTTGATGTTTACTAGAGCTCTCTAAG from Ipomoea triloba cultivar NCNSP0323 chromosome 7, ASM357664v1 encodes:
- the LOC116025298 gene encoding auxin efflux carrier component 3-like translates to MISWHDLYVVLTAVIPLYVAMILAYGSVRWWKIFTPDQCSGINRFVAIFAVPLLSFHFISANNPYAMNFRFIAADSLQKVIMLAVLAVWANFTKNGSLEWSITIFSLSTLPNTLVMGIPLLIAMYGGDSGSLMVQVVVLQCIIWYTLLLFLFEYRGAKMLIMEQFPETAASIVEFKVESDVVSLDGQDFLETDAEIGNDGKLHVTVRKSNASRRSFAMTPRPSNLTGAEIYSLSTSRNPTPRGSNFNHNDFYSMMGFPGRLSNFGPADMYSVQSSRGPTPRPSNFEENSAPAGAIVNSSTKFGFIPNAAAASYPAPNPEIASMAPKGSKKDAPAPASLQSKSSGHDAKELHMFVWSSSASPVSEAAGGLHVFGGGGADFGANEHSGRSDGAKEIRMLVPDHPQNGETKPITQSGDFGMEDYAFGEEKGERDVAAAALSKLGSTSPGNPPENQDSGARKQMPPASVMTRLILIMVWRKLIRNPNTYSSLIGLIWSLVEYRWDVHMPKIIEKSISILSDAGLGMAMFSLGLFMALQPRIIACGNTVAAFAMAVRFLTGPAVMAAASIAVGLRGTLLHVAIVQAALPQGIVPFVFAKEYNVHPAILSTGVIFGMLIALPITLVYYILMGL